Below is a window of Allomuricauda ruestringensis DSM 13258 DNA.
ACATTCCTGAAAACCAGAACGGGGTTTATACCATCGGAACTTTTCCATCAAAAGAAATAGCAACTTCATCTTCGGAATCCAACGAAAACTATATCTCTTACATAACCCGCCCCAAAGAAGATGCAGGCTTTATCATTTCAACCAAATCGGGCCGTTTGTGGGACGACGAGCGTATGGAGGCCATTGAAATGGGGAACTTGATTCACTTTGCATTGAGCCAAATTGAAACAGTTGGAGATGTTGAGCCGGTTTTGGAGCGATTGGAAATTGAGGGCCATTTTCCCAAAGAGGCGGCAACTGACATCAAACAAAAAATTATGGCTGTTGTAAACCACCCGAAGCTGAAAGATTTGTTCTTGGAAAACCTTCACATATTGAACGAGCAAGAAATCTTGACCACGGATGGACAGTCCCTCCGACCAGACAGAATTATAATTGATGGGAACCAAGCGACCATCATAGATTATAAGACAGGTAATCCATCTCCCAAGCACAAAGAACAAATCGCAAACTATGCCGATATTTTAAAAGCAATGGGTTTTAAAATCAAACAATCCATCATTGTTTATATAGACCAAAAAATAGACCCTATTTTTGTATAAAGCTAATTAAAGATATGTACGGAAAAATAAAAGAACACTTGACCAAAGAACTGGAAGCAATTGAAGAAGCTGGCCTATTTAAAAAAGAACGAATCATCACCTCTCCGCAAGGAGCTGTGATAAAAATTTCCACAGGGGAAGAAGTCATTAATTTTTGTGCCAACAATTATTTGGGGCTTTCCTCCCATCCGGATGTGATCCAAGCCGCAAAAGACACCATGGACACCCACGGCTTTGGAATGTCTTCGGTTCGATTTATTTGCGGAACGCAGGATATCCATAAAGAGTTGGAACAGAAAATAGCAGATTTCTACGGCACCGAGGATACCATATTATATGCCGCTGCTTTTGATGCCAACGGTGGCGTATTTGAACCACTGCTCACAGCGGAGGATGCCATTATCTCAGATTCATTGAACCACGCATCCATTATTGACGGTGTTCGTTTGTGCAAAGCAAAGCGATATCGCTACACGAACAACGATATGGCGGACTTGGAGGAAAAACTCAAACAAAGCATTGCCGATGGTGCACGCTTTAAGGTTATCGTAACCGACGGAGTGTTTTCCATGGACGGACTTTTGGCTCCGCTGGACAAAATCTGTGATTTAGCAGATAAATATGATGCCATGGTTATGATAGATGAATGCCATGCCACTGGTTTTATTGGCGAAACAGGCCGCGGTACCTTGGAAGAAAAAGGTGTTATGGGCCGTATTGACATTATCACAGGCACACTCGGTAAAGCTCTGGGTGGTGCCATGGGTGGTTATACCACCGGAAAAAAGGAAATTATTGAAATGCTTCGTCAGCGTTCCAGACCTTATTTGTTCTCCAATTCCTTGGCACCCGCTATAGTTGGGGCATCCATTAAGGTATTTGAGATGTTGGACAAGGATACTTCTTTAAGGGATAAGCTGCAAAGCAATACAGAATACTTTAAAAAAGGAATGAAAGAGGCCGGCTTTGATATTATTGATGGTGACTCCGCCATTGTGCCCGTAATGCTCTACGATGCCAAATTATCACAAAATATGGCCGATATGCTCTTGGAAGAAGGAATTTACGTGATTGGTTTCTTTTATCCCGTAGTTCCTAAAGGTAAAGCACGAATTCGTGTGCAGCTCTCCGCAGCCCACGAAAAAGAGCACTTGGACCATGCAATTAATGCATTTATAAAGGTAGGAAAATCGTTAAATGTCATCTAAATTCGTCGAAATGCAACAAATCTTCTGGCAAATGAGTCAAAAAAAAAGAAATTTAGATTTTGTTAATAAGTCTTAACAACTTACATTTGCTGCTGATAAACACTTAAACTTAAAATTTTGAGCATGAAACATCTTAGCAAATTATTGGTTGTTGCTCTTGTATTTGTAGGGATCAACAGTATACAAGCGCAAGACGAAAATAATCCCTGGCAGGTTAGCATAGGGGTAAATGCAATAGACGCTTATCCTACTAACGATAGTGACAATCCTTTTTCCAGTACTACTTTATTTGATGAGTACTTTAATGTATCCGATCACTGGAACATTTTACCATCTGTTTCTTACGTGTCCGTTTCCAAGTATATTGGAGATGGTTTCTCTGTAGGAGCAAGAGGTTCTTTGAATAGAATCGAAAAATTAGGAGACTTCGAAGTTGACGACTTGTCTCACTATGCTATAGATGGTACCATTAAGTACAACTTTCTTAAAAACACTACCATTGATCCTTTCGTAGAAGTGGGTGGTGGTTACACTTGGATTGATGAAATAGGAGCTGGAACCGTTAATGGTGGCGTAGGTGTTAACCTTTGGTTTTCTGATAACCTAGGTTTTACCCTTCAAACTCAGTACAAGCACGCTTTTGAAGATTACTTGGTTAAGCATTTCCAACACATGGCTGGTATCAGCATCAAGTTTGGTGGTACTGACACTGACGGTGATGGAATTTACGACAAAGACGATGCTTGTCCAGAAGTAGCTGGTTTGGAAGCATTCAACGGTTGTCCTGATGCTGACGGTGACGGTATCGAAGATGCTAAAGATGCTTGTCCTAACGAAGCAGGTTCTAAAGAAATGAACGGTTGTCCTGATGCTGACGGTGACGGTGTTGCCGATAAAGACGACGCTTGTCCTAGCACTCCTGGTCTTCCTGCACTAGCTGGTTGTCCTGATGCTGACGGTGACGGTGTTGCCGACAAAGACGACGAATGTCCTAACGAGGCAGGTCCTGCCGAAAATGACGGATGCCCTTGGCCAGATTCTGACGGTGATGGTGTTCTTGACAAAGACGATCAATGTCCAGAAGTTGCCGGTACTGTTGCTAACAACGGTTGCCCAGAAGTAACTGAAGAAGTTCAGAAGCAATTGAACGATTACGCTAGAACTATCTTGTTCGATACTGGTAAGTCTTCTATCAAAGCAGAATCTACTTCTGTAATGGTTGACATCATCCAAATCTTGAACGAGTATCCTACCGCTAAATTTACAGTAGAAGGACACACTGATAGTGTAGGTAGTGAAAGCTTGAACCAAAAACTTTCTGAAGAAAGAGCTAACTCTGTTAGAGATTTCTTGATCGACAAAGGAATCGATTCAAGCAGATTATCTGCTATCGGTTACGGTGAAGCTAAGCCAATTGCTACCAACAACACAAGAGCTGGTAGAACACAAAACAGACGAGTTGAAATCAACTTGGTAAAATAATAAGAAACAAAGTTTTCTTGAAAAAGGCCCCGCAAATGCGGGGCCTTTTTTATTTTTAGTCCATGCATGATACTTTCCTAGAATATGTGCTGGACGACCTCCACAACAAACAACTGGATATGACCCAGTGTACCTATGTACTTCCAAGTAAAAGATCGGGTACATTTTTAAAAAAACACATTTCCAACAGACTGAAAAAAAGCATATTCAGTCCACAAGTAGTATCCATTCAGGAGTTCATCGGTAACCTATCCGATTTAAACCAAACATCAAATATTGATTTACTGTTGCTTCTTTTTGAGGTTTACAAAGAATCCCAAATAGATGAATCTGACGATTTTGCTTCTTTTATTAATTGGGGACAAACCCTTTTACAAGATTTCAACGAAATTGATGGGTATCTAATTCCCGCTGAAGACATTCTGAATTATCTCTCTGCCATCAAGGAAATCAACCATTGGTCCGCGAGTAAGGAAAAAACAGAACTTGTTGAAAATTACCTCCAGCTATGGAAGAACCTGCAAACCATCTACCACAATTTCTATGATGCCCTGCTCAAACAAAAAAGAGGCTATCAAGGATTGATCCAGCGTGAAGCGGTCAAAGCCATTCAAAGCGGGAATCATGAGGAAACCAATACCAACCCAATCATATTTGTCGGTTTCAATGCCCTCAATGCAGCAGAGTCTACCATCATTCAGCATTATTTGGAACAAGGCAACACCTATATATATTGGGATATCGACTCATATTTTTTGAACGACCCCATACACGACGCAGGCTTGTTTGTGCGGGATTATCAATACAATTGGCCTTACTACAAACATCAGCACAAAATAGAACCGCAGCACAACTTTCTCGAAAAAAAGAACATCACCATCACTGGAGTGCCCAAAAGCATATCTCAAACCAAATATGTGGGCCAATTATTACAGACAATGGGCCAGAACGAAGAAATTGACCTCACCAAAACCGCATTGGTTCTCGCTGATGAAACCCTGCTCAACCCTATGCTCAACGCTGTTCCAAAATCCATTTCGGAGGTGAACATCACAATGGGGATGCCATTAAATAAAACGGTGTTGTATTCCTTTTTTGTAAATTATTTGGAATTGCACCTCAACGTTTCTGAACGAGGATGGTTCTTTAAACGTGTGCAGGAATTTATCTCCAATCCCTACACTTTGGCACTATCTTCCGAAGATCTTGGGAATTTTGCACAGCGGATGTCCAAAGACATTAAAGAAGGAAATCTGCTGTATATCAATGCTGACGTACTTTCTAAATATCCCAAAGCAAAAGATTTACTGTCCGTCATCTTTCCGTCGGGGAAAATCTCTCCCATGGAATGGATAAACAACTGTTTGCTTCTCATCAAGCGATTAAAAACTATCTATCAAGACGAGAAAAACGCCTTGGAACTTGAATATCTGTATCGTTTCTATGCGCTTTTCAATCAACTGGGTCAATATTTGAGCAAGGTGGATTTTATGGGCGAACTCAAATCCATAAAAAATCTCTTCAAACAATTGGCCAATATGGAAACCTTGGACTTTATCGGCCAGCCATTGAGCGGGTTTCAAATTATGGGAATGTTGGAGAGCCGGAACCTTGATTTTGAAACAGTGATCATAACTTCAGTGAACGAGGGCATTTTACCATCAGGAAAATCGAACAATTCATTTATTCCTTTTGATGTAAAACGGGATTACGGCCTGCCCACCTACAAAGAAAAGGATGCCATCTATGTGTATCACTTTTATCGTTTGATTCAACGGGCAAAAAACATTTACATTACCTACAACACCGAACCCGATGTTTTGGAGGGCGGTGAAAAAAGTCGATTAATCACACAATTGCTGACCGATGAAAATCTAAGATCAAACATTACCCATACTATTGCTTCGCCCAAAATTTCTATTGAGTCAAAACCGCTCATACAAATTGAAAAGGGTTACCAGTTTATGGAAGACCTAAAGGCATTCGCCCAAAAAGGTTTTTCGCCCACTTCGCTTACCAATTACATTAGAAACCCTATTGATTTTTACACTCGAAATATTCTAAGAATCAATGA
It encodes the following:
- the kbl gene encoding glycine C-acetyltransferase, yielding MYGKIKEHLTKELEAIEEAGLFKKERIITSPQGAVIKISTGEEVINFCANNYLGLSSHPDVIQAAKDTMDTHGFGMSSVRFICGTQDIHKELEQKIADFYGTEDTILYAAAFDANGGVFEPLLTAEDAIISDSLNHASIIDGVRLCKAKRYRYTNNDMADLEEKLKQSIADGARFKVIVTDGVFSMDGLLAPLDKICDLADKYDAMVMIDECHATGFIGETGRGTLEEKGVMGRIDIITGTLGKALGGAMGGYTTGKKEIIEMLRQRSRPYLFSNSLAPAIVGASIKVFEMLDKDTSLRDKLQSNTEYFKKGMKEAGFDIIDGDSAIVPVMLYDAKLSQNMADMLLEEGIYVIGFFYPVVPKGKARIRVQLSAAHEKEHLDHAINAFIKVGKSLNVI
- a CDS encoding PD-(D/E)XK nuclease family protein; this translates as MHDTFLEYVLDDLHNKQLDMTQCTYVLPSKRSGTFLKKHISNRLKKSIFSPQVVSIQEFIGNLSDLNQTSNIDLLLLLFEVYKESQIDESDDFASFINWGQTLLQDFNEIDGYLIPAEDILNYLSAIKEINHWSASKEKTELVENYLQLWKNLQTIYHNFYDALLKQKRGYQGLIQREAVKAIQSGNHEETNTNPIIFVGFNALNAAESTIIQHYLEQGNTYIYWDIDSYFLNDPIHDAGLFVRDYQYNWPYYKHQHKIEPQHNFLEKKNITITGVPKSISQTKYVGQLLQTMGQNEEIDLTKTALVLADETLLNPMLNAVPKSISEVNITMGMPLNKTVLYSFFVNYLELHLNVSERGWFFKRVQEFISNPYTLALSSEDLGNFAQRMSKDIKEGNLLYINADVLSKYPKAKDLLSVIFPSGKISPMEWINNCLLLIKRLKTIYQDEKNALELEYLYRFYALFNQLGQYLSKVDFMGELKSIKNLFKQLANMETLDFIGQPLSGFQIMGMLESRNLDFETVIITSVNEGILPSGKSNNSFIPFDVKRDYGLPTYKEKDAIYVYHFYRLIQRAKNIYITYNTEPDVLEGGEKSRLITQLLTDENLRSNITHTIASPKISIESKPLIQIEKGYQFMEDLKAFAQKGFSPTSLTNYIRNPIDFYTRNILRINDLEEVEENIAANTFGTIIHDSLEQLYTPLINEALTEENLKSLKKQVAGVVQHHFEKNLSGVDVSKGKFLLVYNVIIKYLHNFLDDELKQLQRHQIKILSLEERYEEFITVPGVAFPIKLKGTLDRVDEFDGTTRIIDYKTGRVAPKNVKITDWEALITDYDKSKAFQLLCYAYLYSKKHGISDLQAGIISFKNLSQGLFPFSEDKNNLINADTLATFENYLYQLIGEICDAAVPLMEKID
- a CDS encoding OmpA family protein, which translates into the protein MKHLSKLLVVALVFVGINSIQAQDENNPWQVSIGVNAIDAYPTNDSDNPFSSTTLFDEYFNVSDHWNILPSVSYVSVSKYIGDGFSVGARGSLNRIEKLGDFEVDDLSHYAIDGTIKYNFLKNTTIDPFVEVGGGYTWIDEIGAGTVNGGVGVNLWFSDNLGFTLQTQYKHAFEDYLVKHFQHMAGISIKFGGTDTDGDGIYDKDDACPEVAGLEAFNGCPDADGDGIEDAKDACPNEAGSKEMNGCPDADGDGVADKDDACPSTPGLPALAGCPDADGDGVADKDDECPNEAGPAENDGCPWPDSDGDGVLDKDDQCPEVAGTVANNGCPEVTEEVQKQLNDYARTILFDTGKSSIKAESTSVMVDIIQILNEYPTAKFTVEGHTDSVGSESLNQKLSEERANSVRDFLIDKGIDSSRLSAIGYGEAKPIATNNTRAGRTQNRRVEINLVK